The region ATGGGTGAGCAGAAACAAGCCATCTTCTGGGGTTAAATCTTGACCAGCGATCGCACGATCGCAAATGGAATAAACTGTCTCAGTAATCACGGCAAACCGTTGCTAGCTACACTCCTCAGCGTAACGCGATCATAGTATTTAGAATCTCAAAGAGCCGGAGCCAGAAGGTAAGAAGATTTTAGCTTGCGAATCAAGCTAACTTGCCACTCCCCAATGCCTTCCCTAACCCTCCTGACTCCTCTCGTTATTCATCCAATACCCTGAGCAAACCTAAAAGCTGGTCAACATTCTCCAAACTGCCAACAATTCGTAGCATCGGTGGGGGGTAAGCTCTCACGAGCGTCGGAGTGGCAGTAATCTGATCCTGTTCTGCCTGTTCTGGATGTTGAGCAACATCAATCACTTTGAGCGTATAAGGCTGATCAAGGGTTTGTTCCAGTAAAGTGTGTAGTTTTTGCAACGTTCTTTGAGTTGCTGAACTGTGTCCAGAAACAAATAAACGCAACACATAACCTTGAGGATCTACCTTAGTCGGTTTTGAGGGTGTTACGGAAGGAGATGGTTGAGAAAACTGTAATGCAGAAGCGGTTTGCTCGTACCGTACTACCAGATCATGCGATTCCCAAAGTTGTGGAAACTGCGATCGATAGGTTGCTAACACGATCGGATCACACACTGTCGATCTCAGTTGAGTTTGTTGCCAAACGAGATTGGGGGTATCAAACATAGTGTTCAACAGCGATTGATAGCGAATCACCAACGGTGACGCTTCTGCAACCTGAAAGACTTGCTGAGTCACTGAGTCAACACTGCGATCAACGGTTGCAGTATAACAAGGCACCAAAAAATGAGGTAGTTCAGAAAGTCCCAGTAAGTGCTGCAACGCTCCGCACAAATGGATATGCCAGCGAATTTGCTTATGCGGATCAATGCAATAAACAACGTCTCCACCAGGCGTGAATAAGGCGATCCCTTTGAACGCTAGTGGAGACGATGCCATCACTTTAAAGGTAGGTGAAAAGGTAGGTAAAGTTGATGTTAGACACGCCCTCGAAGCATCTGAGCCATTTCGTTTGGTTTTGGCGACATTTCTAGCGCCGTTTCTTCAGTAATTCGCCCAGCTTCGTAAAGCTTGTAGAGGGACTGATTCATTGTACACATCCCATCAAAAGTGCATCGAGGAATCAGTGCTTCCACTTCATCCAAATCGCCACGACGAATATAGTCTTTGATGGCATCGGTGTTAATCAAAATGTCATGGAAAGCAGCTCGTTTGCCATCGGTTGTGCGACAAAGTCCCTGAGCAATAACAGCCACCAGTGATTCAGCCAACGAGACTCGAATCGGTGCTTGTTGATCGGGTTCATAGAGCTGCAAAATCCGCTCGATGGTTTTAACTGCGCTATTAGTGTGCAAGGTACCCATCACCAGGTGCCCAGTTTGAGCGGCTTTCAGAGCAGTATTCACAGTTTCTTTATCCCGCATTTCCCCTACCAGAATCACATCTGGATCTTCCCGCAAGGAGGCTTTGAGCGCGTTTTCAAACTTGCGAGTATGAATACCTACTTCCCGGTGCTTAATTAACGCTTTCTTACTGCGATGCACAAATTCAATCGGGTCTTCAATAGTGATGATGTTTTTAGGCATCTCCTTGTTCATGTAGTCGATCATGGCAGCCATTGTGGTGGACTTACCTGATCCAGTAGGACCTGTGATGAGGATCAACCCTTTGTGATAGTGGCAAATGTCTTTGAACACGGGTGGTAGATTAAGCTGCTCAATAGTCAAGATCTTGAGCGGAATCAACCGTAAGACCATTGCTGGACCGTAAAGGGAATCAAAAATATTGATTCGAACACGGGCAAATTCGTATTGAGTTGCGCCGTCGAAGTCAAGATGCTCCTCAAAGCGATGGATTTCCTCGTCTGTCAGAATTTCTTGTAACCAACTGAAGAAAGTTTCTCGATCAATTTCGGGCCAATCGGTGATCATGATTTCGCCACGATCGCGGTATCTTGGGACTTCTCCCACACCTAGGTGAACATCAGAATAGCCTTTGTCATAGGCATGACGCACAATTTCTGCCAGCGTCGGTGCACCGTTGGTAGGACTGGCATTGCGGCGGCGAGGGGCAGATGGAGGGGCAGTAGGACGATGCCCTGCAGGCGGTGCAGGTGGGGTTGAAGATGCGGGCGAGACCACTGTTGGCTGCTGAGCGATCGACGTGGGTGGGGAAGCCGGACTTGCAACCATTGTGGGAGTACCGGGAGCCACCTGAGGTGATGCGATCGCAGTTGCAGCCGCATTCGAGGTCATCGGAGAGGTCATTTGTTGGGTCGCGGCGACCGTTGCTCCATTTTGGTGCGCAATTCTTGTAGGGTTTGCGATTCGGGGTGGCGGCGGTGCAGGCGGAACCCGAGGAGGTAAGGGTGCAGACGGACGTTGTGACTCTGTCATAGGTTATTCTCTCAAACAGCTTTAAGCAGCGCAAAAGTGGTAACTGGGATTTGCATTCAAGCCGTCACTACGAAAGTTGAATCGGTTCTTGGGGCAACTTTACTCTTTAATTCTTCGGCAGGCTAGGGAACAGTTATGCACTAACTAAAATGACAGCGACGAAAATCATTTTCCGGGCTAAACATTTCTACAAACTTAGCAGACGAGTGAATTCACTTGTCTAAAGTTCAGTTTGCCCAAAACTTTGACTCCACTATCAACTTACGGATACAAGCGTATAGCTGCTCGTTTTTTCCAAGGGAAGCGAGCATCAAATCATACCTTCACCCTTGTTGGTCGCTTAGCGATCCGACCTCAAGTGCTACCTAAAGAAAGCTATTTGTGATTTTGTACTGAGTTCATTGAGAAATTTTAGTAGCGTGAGATGCGGCTAAATCAGCAGGCGTGATGCGTTCGTAAGGTTCAAAGGGTTGATGAATCCAGGGATTTTCTGGGAGATAGTCCACGTAGTAATCAGGTTTAATCACAGAGCAATCTTTATACCAGAGCACAGCCGTACGAATTTCATCAATGTAGTAGCCATATTTGCGGTCAAGCCATATTAGGGCTTTCTTCAAAGTGATACCAGAATCAACTAAATCATCCACGAGCAGAACATGACTGCCCAAATTAGCCGTAGTCATGGTCAAGTCGCGGGAAATTGTGATAGAACCACGAACCTGATTATTGATTCCGCCATAAGAGGAGGTTGCCAAAATCGCTAGGGGTGCGTCGAAGATGCGTGCCAGAATGTCGCCTACTCGCAAACCACCTTTGGCTAAACAAATGATTTGATTGAATTCCCAATTAGACTGATAAACCTGGACAGCAAGTTGTTCGATCTTTTGGTGATAGTCATCCCAAGAAACGTAAAGGTCAGGCATGATTTTGGGTTTTGGAAGCTAGCAACACGACAGGCATTGCAGAGAATGATACAACTGTGGAACTGATTTCATCCGTCTAGTCATGAATAATCCTGCCGATTCTCCAATTTCATCCAAGCCTCAGCGACTTTCTTTCGTCACAAAGCTGGCATATGGATTAGGTGATTTCGGTCCAGCGCTAACGGCCAATGTGTACGTTTTCTTCTTGATGTACTTTTTGGTAAATGTAGCTGGGATGAATCCAGGGCTAGCTGGCAGCGTTCTGCTGATTGGGAATGTGTGGGATGCGGTGAATGATCCGGCAGTGGGGGTGTTAAGCGATCGCATCCAAACACGCTGGGGGAGACGGTTGCCGTGGATTGTATTAGGGGCAATTCCCTTTGGGCTGACATTTTTTTTGCAGTGGATTGTGCCATTCCAAGATCAATGGCTGCTTTTTGTTTATTACATTGTGATCGCTCTTCTATCAAACACCTTCTATACCATTGTCAACTTGCCTTACACAGCACTTACGGCTGAACTGACACAAGACTACAACGAACGTACCAGTCTCAACAGTTTTCGGTTTGCCTTCTCCCTCAGTGGCGGCATTGCAGCGTTAGTGCTGGCATTGACTATTTTTGGGTTGATTAAAGACCCACGCCAACAGTACGTCTTGATTGGCTTACTGGGTGGTTTACTAGCGACAACCCCCATATTTCTTTGTGTGTGGGGAATTTATAAACCTGCGCTTGCTGCCGAGAAACACCGCAAGGAAACTGCTGACGAAACGATTATCCCGCTTGTTGACCAGTTCAAAATTGCCTTTAGCAATCGTCCATTTTTGTTTGTGATTGGCATTTACTTATGTGCCTGGTTAGCGTTTCAAAACACAGCAGCGATTTTGCCGTTTTTTGTTGTTAACTACATGGGACTGTCAGAGGTTATCTCTACGCAAGCAGCGATCGCCGTACAAATGACTGCCTTACTGGCCCTGTCTCTCTGGACGTATGTCAGCAAACGAGTTGGGAAACAAGCTACGTACATGATGGGTACTGGAATTTGGCTCATTGGGCAGGTGGGGTTGTGGGTTTTGCAACCTGGACAAACCAGTTGGATCTACCCATTGGCAATTCTGGTTGGATTCGGGGTTTCCACCGCATTTCTCATCCCCTGGTCCATGTTGCCAGATGTCGTTGAGTTAGATGAATTGAATACAGGACAGCGCCGCGAGGGAATTTTTTATGGGTTTATGACGCTGGCACAAAAAATTTGTCGCGGTGTGGGGTTGTTCTTAATTGGACTAGCTATGAGACAAACTGGTTTCAGAGAGCGTGTCCCTGGAGAACCCCTCCCCGAACAACCCCCCGCCGCATTAGAAGCCATTCATCAGGTGACAGCACTGCTCCCGATCGCACTCCTGCTTATTAGCCTGGTATTGGTTTACTTTTACCCCATTACCCGCGAAGTCTATGCTGAAATTTTGCTGCGCTTACACGAACGCAAACAGGAGAAGCGGGGAGGGAATGAGGAGGTTGGGAGATAAGAAAGGGGAGGAGGTAAGGGGGTAATGGGAGAGGGGGAAATTGAGGATTGAGCTTGGAAATTGGGGCATTAGAGAGACCTGAAGATCAAATCGATGCCTCATCATTTCCTACCTTCCCTACCCTCTTCGCTGCCTTTATCTTCCTGCCCCCTAAGTTCCTCGTCACGAGAAAGACGCTACAATGAAAAAATCGTAAAGTTTTATAAAGAGCTTTTACATGACCCAGCCTAATATTGAATCGATTTCAACCCAGTTAGAGAGTGCCAGCCTTCGCGATCGCATGGTTGCGTTGGCATCGTTACGTCATGTACCAGCGGCGGATGCACTCCCCTTAATCAAAAAGGTGTTGAACGATGAAAGCTTACAGATTCGGTCAATGGCAGTGTTTGCTTTAGGTGTGAAGCAGACAGACGAAAGCTTGCCGTTGTTGTTGGAAATTCTGACAACCGAGTCAGATTATGGAATTCGGGCGGATGCAGCTGGAGCATTGGGATACCTGGAAGATCCGAGAGCCTTTGAACCATTGGTGCGGATCTTTTATGAGGATACGGATTGGTTAGTTCGCTTTAGTGCTGCCGTATCACTGGGCAATTTGAAAGATCCGCGTGCTTATGATGTGCTGATTCAGGCATTAGACAGTGAGGAAGTAGTGTTGCATCAAGCCGCGATCGCCGCACTGGGCGAAATTAAAGCGATAGACGCAGTGGACCACATTCTGCGATTTGCTCAGTCGAATGATTGGTTAGTGAGGCAGCGTCTGGCTGAAGCATTGAGTAACTTGCCAACTCCCAAAAGTGTTTCTGCCTTGAAATATTTGGCAAAGGATAGTCATTCCCAAGTGGCTGAAGCGGCTCGTATCGGGCTAGAGCGACTGGGAGAATCGCAGAAGGATTAATGCGATCACCATGGCAATCATAGCCCCAATTAAAGTGTTGATGATATTCACTAATTCATTTGTGAGCCAGGCAATCTGATTCTGCAAGGTCGCGCCGATTACACTTTCCAGATTGGTCGCAATAAAGGCTGCAATCACGCAAATGACTATTGCCGTTGGGCTAATCAATCCAACCGTCCAACCCAGCACGGCAACAGAGATCGCTGCAATGATGCCTGCCACAGTACCTTCCAGGCTGATAGCACCTTCAGTTCCTCGGGGGACTGGCTTGAGCGTGGTAATCAAAAATGTACGCTGACCATATGCTTTACCGATTTCGCTGGCGCAAGTATCTGCCAATTTTGTGCTAAAGCTTGCTACGTATCCCAGTAGCAAGAGGGAGACAACCAGGGGAGTTGCGATCGCTGCTGCAAAAAATAGCTGGCAAACTAGAACTCCGATAGCGCAAAGAGCTGCAATTAGTGCAGATCCCCAGACATTTTCCGGTCCGCGTGCCCCAGAGCGCTTTTCGGCAATGCCTTCGGCCTCTTTTTGAGCCATACCTACCTTGGTTACCCCTGATCCCACCAAAAAGTAAAACATCACAACGATATACCCTTGCCAGCCCAAACACCCCCACACCAACACTCCCAAGAACCAGGCATGGAGCAATCCAGCCAGGGTAAGTAATTTTTTCGGGGCAATCCAGGCGATCGCGCCTAAAACCGTATTCAACGCCACTGCGACTCCCCAATTTGTGAGGGAGGGTGTAGGGTAGAAAAAAGAGGTTGGATTAACCATTAACATGGTGTGAGTCAGGCTTACAACATCATTATTGTGACATTCACATAGAGATTGCTGATAAGTAAGCAATCAGGTTGCTAGAGTATGGAATCAACTCTCTTTCATTTGTCATTTCCAGTCGGCAATATTCCTGAAACCAAAGCATTTTATGCAACGGGGTTAGGATGCCAAGTGGGACGTGAGAATGCCACCTCCGTCATCCTAAACTTGTATGGTCATCAACTCGTTGCTCATGTTACGGACGAACCGTTACAACCCCAACGAGGAATTTATCCTCGTCATTTTGGGCTAGTGTTTACGGCGGAAGCAGACTGGGAGTCTCTTTTGTTACGGGCAGACCGTCATCAGCTACGCTTCTACCAGCAAGCAAAACGTCGATTCCCAGGGTCACCATTGGAACATCGTACATTTTTCTTAGAAGACCCCTTCCATAATTTGTTGGAATTTAAGTACTACGTAACTCCAACAGCGATTTTTGGTGAGCAAGCATTCGTCCAGATTGGTGACTCGTAAGCAAGACTCCGTTACTACAGCGGTTTGAGCCAGGTATGGCTAATGAATAGCCTTTTAGGAGAGGAATTTAAGGTGAGGGTCTATGCTAGCGGTAGAGTACGAGTTTCCAGCGCTTTGATAAAAACTGTCCGAAGTATTGATCAGATAAGTCTGAGAGAAGTATTGACCAGATAAGTCTGAGAAATGTTCACTAGTCGTTATAGTTAAAAAACTTCCTTAATTCGTGGTTCCAAGTCTTACAGTGTTATAGGGTAAATTTTCGTAAAGAAATATAGATTAATCTTGCTTGGGTTCCCTGTAAACTCTCATAATCGGTGACGTAGTGATCAACTTGCGATCGCCTGAAAGTCTTTGCCCGAAGCGACCACATGAGGACCATACAATCCGTGTTGGTGCGTAATGGATGGCATTATTCAAGCTTTTCGAGTAACTCGCCTAGCAGCGTTAGCACACCCTTCAGGAGTAATTAATAATGAGCGGTCTTTTCAATTTCATCAAAAGTCTATTTTCTGGAATTTTCGGGTTTATCGGCGGCTTGTTTGGTGGCAAAAAAGAGTCTACAGAAGCAGCCCCCAAACCAGTTAAAAAAAGCAACGGCTTCTTTCTTGAATTGGATGAAGCAGCAAGTGCCAGTGCGTCACAGCCTGCAACTGAGGTTGAAGCAGCCAGCACCGAGCAACCAGTGACCGTTTCTCAAGAAGCACTAGCTGAAACGGCTCAACCAAAGGTGGCATCTGCGAAAAAATCCACTCGCAAAGAGAAATTGGCAGCATTAGCAGCAGGTGACAAGCCTGCCTCAAATTCTAATGTAGCTTCTGCAGCGGCTCCTCAACCTGCACCAGTAGTCGCAGCGGTTGCGACAGTAGAACCAGAAACTACATTTGCAACGAAGTATTTAATTCCTGCTAATAATGGTGGGCGTCGCCGTCCCGGTGCCAATATGTCTTCTTATTTGGATATGGCACGCAAGATGAATGTGAATGTCGGCTAATTTCTCCTCAACCAAACTACCTGTGGGAGCATGTCAGTTTTGCAAGTCTCTGCATTTGCCCTCATCCCCCAACCCCTTCTCCCAAGTTTGGGAGAAGGGGAGTCGAAGCTTCAAGTCCCTCTCCCAAGCTTGGGAGAGGGATTTAGGGTGAGGGCGCAAAGGTGACATGCTCCCCTACCTGTCAAATGTATTGACCCATTCAAATTTATTTGAATTGACTTACAGAGATGCTATTGATCAGCATCTCTTTTTGTTGTTGATAAAACGTTGATAAAATCCGCTGTTGCTCCAAATTAAAGAGAAGAGAGAGCCTTTCGCTTGAACTTGTTTATACACAGTTGAAATTGCTTCGATAAATGAGTCAATGAGTTGTCCTGAGCAGCGCTCACTGACAATCATACGGGCGCTTTTCAGCCATATGGGTGATTTTCAGCGCGCCAAATGTTTTCTAAATGGTTCTGCTTGATGTTTTCTAAATGGTTCTGCTTGATGAACTTTTTTGTAAGGGTTTGAGATCATAAAAAACATAAAAATACTGGGTTTGACTACTGTTTGCAAACAACCTGCGATCGCTTAACAAACAGCAACCAGACCCAGCAACAGGTGAATAGTGATCAGAAAATTTTTGATTCTTTATTTTCCAGTCCCTATTTCCTATTCGCCAATTAACGACGACGGGGAACTTTGTTCAGATAGTCAATCTCGGCAGCGCGTATCCCTTGAGCATAATTGCCCTTGGGCGCGATCGAAGCTGCAACAGATGCAAACCGACGAGGATCGCCCTCTGGAAGTTGCCGTTCCTGAAACTTCTTGGTGTAAAACTTCTCAACTGTGAAGCGCCAATCGTACTTGGTGGTGCCATAGCTATCGCGGTAAGCTTCCTCACCATAACGGGGAGTCACCAAGTTGAAAGGACGACCTTCCATACGCTTCCGCTGATAAGGCACCGTGAAGTCTCCAAACGCTTCGGTATACTCGTCACTATCCAACAGAGCATCAACAAAACCATAGAAGCCTTTGGTCGCAATCACAATTGACCAAGCAATCTCTTCATCTTGATTGTAAGAATCTCGACCCAGGAAACGCTTGAGACAAACCTGTACTAAACGATAGTTGCTGTTGACTTCGACAACCGTGCGATAGAACCGTTCAGACTTTGCCAGTTCACGAATAAAATCTCGCACAGTAATCGAGCGATTTTTTAAGCGAGTTTCCAGTGTAATTTGGCGATTAAATTTAAGTGTTTCATGTTCGCTAAATATCTGACGATATGCCGCAAACACCAGTGCTTGAAAATCAGTATCGGAAGAGAGATCTTCTAACCGATAGATGTAAGGCGTATCCTCATTCAAGTCAGCAGGTCCAAAGCTACGAACTCGATGATTCTGAGTAGTTGGTTTGTAAGCAAGCAACGGCAAAGCCATGCCAGAGTCTCCCTAGAATGTGACTAAAGAAAAACGTTGAATCGCAACTGTTAGAAATCTAGTATCTAGATTCAGATCTAACAACAAGTCTGTAAAAGTTGGCTGAAAATGCCCTGTTTCATTATCCCGCGAAAGGGCACGAAACAGTAAGTTTTCAACCTATCCTGCTCGATTTGCTGCCATGGAAATTGCCAGCAAAATCACTAGCAACCCTGCACCGACAATAGATAACCCGGCAACCGACGCCCATTGCGATCGCTGCACAAATTTGTCCCACGTAAAAAGCTCAAACTGTTCAAACATTGGTTTGAACCGGGCAACAGGGATGTAGGAATCAGCCCTTGGTAGTTTATCGCGATAGTCTGCACCATAGCGAGGCGTGAAACTGTAAGGGCGTTCCGTTAGTCGTTTGCGTTGGTAGGGTACTGTATCATCACCAAACCAACGATGATATTCCTCACTGTCAATTAGTGCATCTACAAATTTTTCCCAACCCAATGTGGCAATTTGCACCGACCAGGCAATTTTTTCCTCCTCGTTGTAGGGCGATCGTCCAAGCAGTCGCTTAAAACATATCTCCACCAGCCGATAGTTGTTATTTGATGCTACAACTAGTTCATAAAATCGCTTAGATTTTGCCAATCCCTTAATGAAATCCCGCACTGAAATAACGTGACTTCTAAGTTGAGTCTCTAGCGTAATTTGACGATTAAATTGAAGAATTTCTTGCTCGTTGAATACCTGGCGATAAGCCGCCCAAATCAACTCATCCACCTCAGTACCCGACTTAGCATTCTCCAATCGATAGATGAACGCTGTATCTTCATTCAGATCTGCAAAACCAAAACTAGAAACTCGTTGGTCTTGGGTTGTTGGGACGTATTCAAGCAGCGGTAATGCCATGCTAAATCTCTCCTTAGTCAGGGTTTAGAAAGCTAGCTCCGCGAGTCTATGAACTGAGTCCTGCCAAAATCAAAAAGCCAGCTTTCAAGCAATTAAAAAAGAATTAGTAGGGGCAATTAACAGGGGCAAGTAAAATCTCTTCCAAATGTTTGATCATCAAGTTTGATCATCAGATGTTCTGTGAGATGAGTCTCTTGCTCATTTAAGTCCACAAGACACTCACCCCACAAACGATGAAACATTGCTAGCGGACTGGAAAGCTCGATGTCGTGTTAATCGACACAGGAATTCCCGCTGGTGCGGAAGCACGAGTTGTATCGGGAATTTTGATATTTTCGGTCTTCACGCTGATAGTTTGAGCAGGAGTAATTTTCACTGATCGCGCCATATCCAGGAAATTGCGAATATCGCCCCATTTGTATCGCGACTCTTCCAACTTGTCACGCCAGTAAGCCCCATAGCGAGGGGTCACCAGGTTAAACGGACGATCCTTAAAGCGACGACGTTGGTAAGGAACAGTGTTTTCACCAAAGGCTTGCAGATACTCATCACTATCTAGCAATGTATCTACAAACTTCTCCCACCCCAATGTGGCAATCTTGATCGACCAGGCGAGTTCTTCATCCTTACTGTAAGGAGCGCGACCCAACAGGCGCTTTAAGCTCAACTCCACAATTCGATAATTGGAGTTGGTTTCGATTACCAACTTACGAAAGGTTTCGGATTTTGCCAGCCCACGGACAAAGTCACGAACGGTAATTGCCCGATTGCGCAACTGCGACTCCAGATTTGACTGGCGACTACTTTTGAGAATGACGTGTTCACTAAAGACTTGACGATAGGCTGCCCAAATCAGTTCTTCAACATCACTGAGATCAGCACAATCTTCCAGGCGATAGATGTAAGGGGTATCTTCACCTGGAACTTCATAACCAGGAACACGCTGATTTTGAGAACTGGGACTATATGCCAGGAGGGGAATTGACATAGCGGTTTGATAAGTGGATGAACAATTGACGGAAACGAGATTGCGCGATTAAACTCTGGGAGCAACGGGAATATAACGATAGGGCAATGCTGTAGCAACGGGTTTGACAGTTGGCTTACTATCCTCACGCGCCATATCAGGCACTTTGATCGCGCTAGAAGTAGACCGGGCAACGTGACGCTGAGTTTCTAATTGAGGGGTGAGCATCCCGCTTGCCATCGACAAAAACTGAGAAGGAATTGCTTGCCGAATCACCTTTTTGTCAAGTGCACCACTTTGATACGTGCGGACTTGATAGTACGAGCGAGTCATTCCAAGCTGGAAGAGGCGACCTCGCCAATATTCGCCGTAGCGAGGGTTGACCAGGTTAAAGGGACGACCTTCCATGCGGCGGCGCTGATAGGGAACGATATCATCACCAAAGTTTTGCTGATATTCGTTGCTGTCCACGATCGCGTCGATGAAGCCATGCAAACCACGAGTTGCAATCACAATAGATTGAGCAATTTGTTCATCTCTACCGTAACTGGCGCGACCCAGGAACCGCTTAAGAATAAGATCCACCAGACGATAATTCGAGTTGGTGTCAGCCACTTCTCGGCGAAACACATCTGATTTACCCAAGCCCCGAACAAAATCGCGCACTGAAATTGCACGATTCCGCAGTTGAGATTCTAAAAATGGCTGACGATAATTTTCTAGAATCAAGTGCTCACTAAAGATCTGGCGATAGGCTGCCCAAATTAGTTCACTGACATCCGTTTCAGATACAGCATCCCGGAGGCGATAAATCTGAGGATCATCTTCGTCAGGAACTTCAAATCCCGCAACACGCTGATTCTGAGTCTTGAGGCTAGTTTCGAGGAGAGGAATCGGCATAGTGGTTTTTCTAGAGAAAGGACTAAAGAGAAGTTTGGATTAAACCGCATCCACGTCTAGACCTGTAGTTTCTCTGAGGGAAAACTTCGGGTCTCTCGCTAAACGTGGTTTAACAACAGACTGGGAAAGGGGGGCTGCTCACTGCAGACAGACGATCTCGGGCTAATTTGGCGCGTGCCTGGGTCACTGGATCCCTGTCAGATTGCTCTATCTGGCATAAGCGATCGCTCACAGCTTGCCGAGTGCGCCACTCAATCGCAGATTCACCCAGGGCTTGTAAACCTACTACGGCTGCGTACCGAATTGCCCAATCAGGATCTGCCGATACATCCAACAAAACATTCAGCACCTCAGTTTGAGCCTGTGTACGCTGCTGCATCGGCAGTGCTTGCCACTGGAGATTACCCAAACCCTTGATAGCTGCCCGTCGAACACTTGGGGCAAAATCAGTCGCAGCGGCAGAGAGCAATACTGATAAAGCACGGGGATCGGCGATCGCTGCCAGCACCCGGATTGCATATGCCCGCGCACCATAGTTATAACCATCAATCTGTTCTAGCAACGGCTCAACTGCGACCCTCCCTAATTGCACTAACCCCTCGACTGCAGCGAGAGCTGCGCCAGGATTGTTGTAACCCAACACTTGAATCAAGGTTGGAATTCCTGCTTCCAACCGAGCTGCTGCCAAGGCTCGCACTGCTCCAATCAAACGTGTTGGAGAGTCGGCTTGTTCAATCGCAGCGATGAATGGTTGGAGTTGGGAGTTACTCATAACAGGGTATCCATTAAGCCAATAATTTCGATGGCACGTGGAGCCAACGTCTCATTTGAGCTAGACCGCAACTGATGCTCTAGAAGCCCCTTAAGGGCAAATAGCTTGAAACTATTTTCGGTAGCAGAGGCAGCAATCGCTTCAGCCGCAGGGGCGTAGCCAATTGCGCCTAGGTCTGAAAGGGCAGTACGCCGCAACTGTACATCATTGCTATTCAGCGCCTGCACCAGTTGATCGCCATAAGTAGGCTCTTGAGTTAACTGGTACATTGCCCGCGTAGCGGCATATTGAACCCTCGCAACAGGATGATCCACAAATGGACGAATTAGATCGATCGCCTCGGTTGCACCCAACGCCCCCAATGCTTCAATTACTGCTTCGTAAGGCTGCGCTAAGTGAGGACGACCCGGTACAAATTGAGCCACCTCAACACCACCATCTAACAAGCGGATTAAGGCAGGAATGCAAGAGCAATCACCTAACATTCCCAACGATTGAGCTGCCGCTTCCCGAACGTAAAAGTCGGAACAGTCCAAACAGCGAATCAACCCTGGAACAGCTCTGGTATCAGCCAGCTTACCAAGCGCTCTAGCGGCATTTCGCCGTAATGGATAGCCTCCTAACTCCGTTCGATCTGACTCGTCCTCCAAGGCTGCAATTAAGGCAGTGACAGCAGCCGAGTCGCAAATCTGATACTTGCCCAGCCACCAGGCAGCATAGTAGCGCAAACTCAAATCCTCATGACGCAGATGCGCGATCGCCAAATCTGCCGTCAAAGGGG is a window of Leptolyngbyaceae cyanobacterium JSC-12 DNA encoding:
- a CDS encoding Phycobilisome Linker polypeptide (IMG reference gene:2510097029~PFAM: Phycobilisome Linker polypeptide), with the protein product MALPLLEYVPTTQDQRVSSFGFADLNEDTAFIYRLENAKSGTEVDELIWAAYRQVFNEQEILQFNRQITLETQLRSHVISVRDFIKGLAKSKRFYELVVASNNNYRLVEICFKRLLGRSPYNEEEKIAWSVQIATLGWEKFVDALIDSEEYHRWFGDDTVPYQRKRLTERPYSFTPRYGADYRDKLPRADSYIPVARFKPMFEQFELFTWDKFVQRSQWASVAGLSIVGAGLLVILLAISMAANRAG
- a CDS encoding TIGR00297 family protein (IMG reference gene:2510097025~PFAM: Integral membrane protein DUF92~TIGRFAM: TIGR00297 family protein) produces the protein MLMVNPTSFFYPTPSLTNWGVAVALNTVLGAIAWIAPKKLLTLAGLLHAWFLGVLVWGCLGWQGYIVVMFYFLVGSGVTKVGMAQKEAEGIAEKRSGARGPENVWGSALIAALCAIGVLVCQLFFAAAIATPLVVSLLLLGYVASFSTKLADTCASEIGKAYGQRTFLITTLKPVPRGTEGAISLEGTVAGIIAAISVAVLGWTVGLISPTAIVICVIAAFIATNLESVIGATLQNQIAWLTNELVNIINTLIGAMIAMVIALILLRFSQSL
- a CDS encoding Phycobilisome Linker polypeptide (IMG reference gene:2510097028~PFAM: Phycobilisome Linker polypeptide), with translation MALPLLAYKPTTQNHRVRSFGPADLNEDTPYIYRLEDLSSDTDFQALVFAAYRQIFSEHETLKFNRQITLETRLKNRSITVRDFIRELAKSERFYRTVVEVNSNYRLVQVCLKRFLGRDSYNQDEEIAWSIVIATKGFYGFVDALLDSDEYTEAFGDFTVPYQRKRMEGRPFNLVTPRYGEEAYRDSYGTTKYDWRFTVEKFYTKKFQERQLPEGDPRRFASVAASIAPKGNYAQGIRAAEIDYLNKVPRRR
- a CDS encoding hypothetical protein (IMG reference gene:2510097027) produces the protein MSGLFNFIKSLFSGIFGFIGGLFGGKKESTEAAPKPVKKSNGFFLELDEAASASASQPATEVEAASTEQPVTVSQEALAETAQPKVASAKKSTRKEKLAALAAGDKPASNSNVASAAAPQPAPVVAAVATVEPETTFATKYLIPANNGGRRRPGANMSSYLDMARKMNVNVG
- a CDS encoding Phycobilisome Linker polypeptide (IMG reference gene:2510097030~PFAM: Phycobilisome Linker polypeptide), with protein sequence MSIPLLAYSPSSQNQRVPGYEVPGEDTPYIYRLEDCADLSDVEELIWAAYRQVFSEHVILKSSRQSNLESQLRNRAITVRDFVRGLAKSETFRKLVIETNSNYRIVELSLKRLLGRAPYSKDEELAWSIKIATLGWEKFVDTLLDSDEYLQAFGENTVPYQRRRFKDRPFNLVTPRYGAYWRDKLEESRYKWGDIRNFLDMARSVKITPAQTISVKTENIKIPDTTRASAPAGIPVSINTTSSFPVR
- a CDS encoding putative dioxygenase of extradiol dioxygenase family (IMG reference gene:2510097026), with the protein product MESTLFHLSFPVGNIPETKAFYATGLGCQVGRENATSVILNLYGHQLVAHVTDEPLQPQRGIYPRHFGLVFTAEADWESLLLRADRHQLRFYQQAKRRFPGSPLEHRTFFLEDPFHNLLEFKYYVTPTAIFGEQAFVQIGDS